One region of Dehalococcoidia bacterium genomic DNA includes:
- a CDS encoding xanthine dehydrogenase family protein molybdopterin-binding subunit: MSTNSQDQTARMQEMFDNLSADKYPLKEYKYIGQKSPRRIDGLAKASGHADYTMDIQLPGMLYMRLLMSPYPNARIVKMDTGKAEKLPGVRYVLRYDDPEVQKSEIIGKTAGFFGIDRALSDSAHMEGELVGAAVAAETEEIAEEALSLIEIEWEERPFNLDPVAASDPAAPLSWPERYSDGNHFNRGAYDELTHGDVKKGFAEADKVIEFSFKRTANTWVGPERPCGIFKWNGDNAEIWLKHQRVHLPKSRISEWYGGIPMSKIEIHSLYQGASFGGWCQIDWNLGPLWCAGAVSKRVGRPVKYVFTRREDFFGGSMDEGTYFFKVGFKNDGTITAVDVDLYHVNAIWPVFSPALHIHDNTRVQHLHGQSKSIWVNKGHTVPTRCEMLPPVLAQTMIFDRVATELGMDPTELALKNDGCMGHDMEWAREEKEKRGFPARDSLKECLEKGKGDFRWDQAWHKPGARKLPNGRMHGVGFSWAHEWDDSSGGGEFAIRIERTDGTATLMAMGADNGVNAEDTYCQIAADELGFRLQDVNYNPQVYRGFYRMTPDSSTNMSINGWAVRHAARILKQKILESATSPSSSTQRGKFQPAFPDTRPEDLDIKDSVIIVKSDPKRQMSIADFVRLAGESGPFATDEFLGTRVGWSEPLFAAGYHVQYGAYNPVNPRPRFCRQAHFMEIEIDTETGEVFVTRVLNVNDVGKVINRMSCEGQQYGGSIMGVSRAKLEEVIHDPVTGVMLNGNLLDYKIATMKDLGPVGTILLETGMGYGPYGLIGIGEDVGTVVPGLLAPAVYNAIGVWIDELPITPSKILKALGKL, translated from the coding sequence ATGAGTACGAACTCGCAAGATCAGACAGCGCGCATGCAGGAGATGTTCGATAACCTTTCTGCGGATAAATACCCGCTCAAAGAGTATAAGTATATCGGTCAGAAAAGCCCGCGAAGGATAGACGGCCTGGCCAAGGCATCGGGCCATGCCGATTATACTATGGATATACAGCTTCCGGGCATGCTGTATATGCGTCTTCTTATGTCCCCCTACCCCAATGCCAGGATAGTCAAAATGGATACCGGCAAGGCCGAGAAGCTGCCTGGAGTCAGGTATGTTTTGCGCTACGATGATCCGGAGGTTCAGAAGTCTGAGATCATAGGAAAGACGGCAGGATTTTTCGGAATTGACAGGGCTCTTTCCGATTCAGCGCACATGGAAGGGGAACTGGTCGGAGCTGCCGTTGCGGCTGAGACTGAGGAAATCGCCGAGGAAGCGCTTTCCCTGATCGAGATCGAATGGGAGGAGCGGCCCTTTAATCTGGACCCTGTGGCAGCCAGCGATCCGGCAGCGCCGCTCAGCTGGCCGGAGCGCTATAGCGACGGCAACCACTTCAACCGCGGCGCCTATGATGAACTGACGCACGGAGATGTAAAGAAAGGCTTTGCCGAGGCGGATAAAGTCATAGAATTCAGCTTCAAACGTACCGCTAATACCTGGGTAGGTCCCGAGAGGCCCTGCGGCATTTTCAAATGGAATGGTGACAATGCCGAGATCTGGCTGAAGCACCAGCGGGTGCACCTGCCCAAGAGCCGTATCTCAGAGTGGTACGGCGGCATTCCCATGAGCAAAATAGAGATACATTCTCTATATCAGGGGGCCAGCTTTGGAGGCTGGTGCCAGATAGACTGGAACCTGGGCCCATTATGGTGTGCCGGTGCAGTCTCAAAGAGGGTGGGGCGGCCGGTTAAATATGTCTTCACACGTCGTGAGGATTTCTTCGGCGGTTCCATGGACGAAGGCACCTACTTCTTCAAAGTCGGATTTAAAAATGACGGCACTATCACCGCCGTGGATGTAGACCTGTACCATGTAAATGCCATCTGGCCGGTTTTCAGCCCGGCATTGCATATACATGACAATACCAGGGTGCAGCACCTCCACGGGCAGTCCAAGTCCATCTGGGTGAATAAGGGGCACACGGTTCCCACTCGATGTGAGATGCTGCCGCCGGTACTTGCCCAGACCATGATATTCGATCGCGTGGCCACCGAGTTGGGTATGGATCCCACGGAACTGGCTTTGAAGAACGATGGTTGTATGGGCCATGATATGGAGTGGGCCAGGGAAGAAAAGGAAAAGCGCGGCTTTCCGGCGCGCGACAGCCTGAAGGAATGCCTCGAGAAGGGCAAGGGTGATTTCAGATGGGACCAGGCATGGCACAAGCCGGGCGCCAGGAAGTTGCCAAACGGGCGCATGCACGGGGTGGGCTTCAGCTGGGCTCATGAGTGGGACGACTCCAGCGGCGGCGGCGAATTCGCCATACGTATCGAGAGGACCGACGGGACAGCCACATTGATGGCCATGGGTGCGGACAACGGCGTCAATGCGGAGGATACCTATTGCCAGATCGCTGCCGATGAACTGGGTTTTCGTTTGCAGGATGTTAATTATAATCCGCAGGTCTACCGCGGTTTCTATCGCATGACACCGGATTCCTCCACCAATATGTCGATCAACGGCTGGGCGGTGCGTCACGCCGCCAGGATACTCAAGCAGAAGATACTTGAATCTGCAACAAGCCCTTCCTCTTCAACACAGAGAGGAAAATTCCAGCCGGCTTTCCCCGACACCAGGCCCGAGGACCTGGATATCAAAGACAGCGTGATAATCGTTAAGTCGGATCCCAAACGGCAGATGAGCATAGCCGACTTCGTAAGATTGGCCGGAGAGAGCGGGCCGTTTGCTACTGACGAGTTTCTGGGAACACGGGTTGGCTGGTCAGAGCCGTTGTTTGCGGCGGGCTATCACGTTCAGTACGGCGCGTATAATCCGGTCAATCCCCGGCCGCGCTTCTGCCGCCAGGCCCATTTCATGGAAATTGAGATCGATACAGAGACCGGCGAGGTCTTCGTTACCAGAGTGCTTAACGTTAACGACGTGGGCAAGGTCATCAACCGCATGAGTTGCGAAGGTCAGCAATACGGTGGCAGCATCATGGGAGTGAGCAGGGCCAAGTTAGAAGAGGTGATACACGACCCGGTTACCGGCGTGATGCTCAACGGGAACCTGCTCGACTATAAGATAGCCACTATGAAAGATCTGGGGCCTGTGGGTACTATCTTATTGGAGACGGGCATGGGCTACGGCCCCTATGGGCTGATCGGCATTGGCGAGGACGTCGGCACAGTTGTCCCCGGGCTGCTGGCGCCTGCGGTCTACAACGCCATCGGAGTCTGGATAGACGAGCTGCCCATTACCCCGAGCAAAATACTGAAGGCACTGGGAAAATTATAG
- a CDS encoding (2Fe-2S)-binding protein, whose product MSKEIKNFVCPYCGESHDTQDGLKSHVFKSHKGRGLPTAEGRIKLTINRAEHSFLVEPNWTLYYLIHDVLGLTGSKQFCDRGACSSCTMIVDGKPVLSCMMLAIECDGKTVETVEGIAADGHPLIEAYVNNHAMQCGYCTPGFVVASKALLDRNQDPSEEEIVDALAGNLCRCSTYPQHPIAVREAAEKMKAGGKK is encoded by the coding sequence TTGAGTAAAGAGATAAAGAATTTCGTTTGCCCCTACTGCGGGGAATCTCATGATACGCAGGACGGGCTGAAAAGCCATGTCTTCAAATCGCACAAGGGACGCGGCCTGCCCACAGCCGAGGGCCGCATAAAATTGACAATCAACAGGGCGGAGCACTCCTTCCTGGTGGAGCCCAACTGGACCCTCTACTACCTCATCCACGACGTACTCGGCCTGACGGGATCCAAGCAGTTCTGCGACCGCGGCGCCTGCAGCTCCTGCACCATGATCGTGGACGGTAAACCCGTCCTCTCCTGCATGATGCTGGCCATCGAGTGCGACGGCAAGACCGTCGAGACCGTCGAGGGCATCGCAGCCGACGGCCATCCCCTGATCGAAGCCTATGTCAACAACCACGCCATGCAGTGCGGCTACTGCACGCCCGGCTTCGTGGTCGCCTCCAAGGCCCTGCTCGATCGCAACCAGGACCCCAGCGAAGAGGAGATCGTCGACGCGCTGGCGGGCAACCTGTGCCGCTGCAGCACCTATCCGCAGCATCCCATAGCAGTCAGAGAAGCCGCTGAAAAAATGAAGGCAGGTGGCAAGAAGTGA
- a CDS encoding FAD binding domain-containing protein yields MKEFKHFNAYSVDEAVALMGRYGERAAVIAGGTDILGKMKDSILPAYPEALINIKTIQGLSDIKESGGMLNIGALALLADIADNAVIKSKYAALAQAAGRTASPHLRNMGTIGGNICQDIRCWYYRNQNNRFSCLRKKGGRCYAIKGDNRYHSIFGGSVSGGCFAVHPSDTAPALVALDAKIVTSSRTIDAENFFEVKPVKTTVLKADEIVTGIQIPEPAAGSSSAFLKFALRRSIDFPIVNCAVMITTRDGKVSAARICLNAVHVIPYRSVQAEQAVIGKKIDEALAEEAGQAAVSAAKPLEHNKYMVAVARTLVKRTLLACVEK; encoded by the coding sequence GTGAAGGAATTTAAACATTTCAACGCATACAGTGTGGACGAGGCCGTGGCCCTCATGGGCCGCTACGGTGAACGCGCCGCCGTCATTGCAGGCGGCACCGATATCCTGGGCAAGATGAAAGACTCCATCCTGCCCGCCTACCCGGAAGCCCTCATTAACATCAAGACCATACAGGGGCTGAGCGACATCAAGGAGTCGGGCGGCATGCTCAACATAGGCGCGCTGGCCCTGCTGGCCGATATCGCCGACAACGCCGTCATCAAGTCCAAATACGCCGCCCTGGCACAGGCCGCCGGCAGGACCGCCTCACCCCACCTGCGCAACATGGGCACCATCGGGGGCAACATCTGCCAGGACATCCGCTGCTGGTACTACCGCAACCAGAACAACAGGTTCTCATGCCTGCGCAAAAAGGGCGGCAGGTGCTACGCTATCAAGGGCGACAACCGCTACCACTCCATCTTCGGCGGCAGCGTCTCCGGCGGCTGTTTCGCAGTCCATCCCAGCGACACCGCCCCCGCCCTGGTGGCCCTCGATGCCAAAATCGTGACCTCCAGCCGCACCATCGACGCCGAGAACTTCTTCGAGGTCAAGCCCGTCAAGACCACCGTGCTCAAGGCCGACGAGATCGTCACCGGCATACAGATTCCCGAGCCCGCCGCAGGATCGTCCAGCGCGTTCCTCAAGTTCGCCCTGCGCAGGTCCATCGACTTCCCCATCGTCAACTGTGCGGTCATGATCACAACCAGGGACGGCAAGGTCTCAGCCGCCAGGATATGCCTCAATGCCGTCCATGTCATACCCTACCGGTCTGTTCAGGCGGAGCAGGCGGTTATCGGCAAGAAAATAGATGAAGCGCTGGCTGAAGAAGCGGGCCAGGCCGCTGTATCCGCAGCCAAACCGCTCGAACACAACAAGTACATGGTGGCGGTCGCCAGGACGCTGGTTAAAAGGACGCTGCTGGCCTGCGTGGAGAAGTAA
- a CDS encoding XdhC family aldehyde oxidoreductase maturation factor, translating into MTDLLDIIAGHLKRGEDLVLARVISIKGSSPRHLGAAMIIRRNGGIEGTVGGGLIEAATMRKAVDLFREKGFARLWFDMTGDDITVTDMVCGGKCELLIEYLPADHDTSAVFNSLLAGRRHNHKSYIITALPAAGEGSEPLEHSVLAPGLSCATGSDGSVGLSARLTDMVWSLNEPALIDIEGQQFWIDIVLNTGVAYIFGAGHISREVNDLAIRVGFTTVVLDDRSEYANRERFALPTELIVLESFDDCFNGLQIDDDSYLVIVTRGHAYDKTVLAQALRTKAGYIGMIGSNRKRDAIYKALLEEGFTAEQLKVVYSPIGLKIETETPAEIAVSIVGELINIRAQKRKWRSQASQP; encoded by the coding sequence ATGACAGATCTGCTGGACATCATCGCCGGCCACCTGAAGCGCGGCGAAGACCTGGTGCTGGCCAGGGTTATCAGTATAAAAGGCTCAAGCCCGCGACACCTTGGCGCCGCTATGATCATACGCAGGAACGGCGGGATTGAAGGAACCGTGGGCGGTGGCCTGATCGAGGCTGCTACCATGAGAAAAGCCGTTGACCTGTTCCGTGAAAAAGGCTTCGCCAGGCTGTGGTTTGATATGACGGGCGATGACATAACCGTAACTGATATGGTTTGCGGCGGCAAATGTGAACTGCTGATTGAGTATCTTCCTGCCGATCACGATACGTCGGCGGTATTTAATAGTCTGTTGGCGGGCAGGCGGCATAACCATAAAAGTTACATAATAACTGCGCTGCCTGCCGCTGGGGAAGGTTCCGAGCCGCTGGAACACAGTGTGCTTGCTCCGGGCCTTTCCTGTGCCACGGGTTCGGATGGGTCCGTCGGATTATCAGCCAGACTGACGGACATGGTATGGAGTCTGAATGAACCTGCGCTGATAGATATCGAGGGTCAGCAGTTCTGGATTGATATCGTGCTTAATACGGGTGTCGCATATATTTTCGGAGCGGGTCACATATCTCGCGAAGTCAATGATCTGGCGATCAGGGTGGGTTTCACGACCGTAGTGCTGGATGACCGTAGCGAATACGCCAACCGCGAGCGGTTTGCGTTGCCGACAGAGCTTATTGTGCTTGAATCGTTTGACGATTGTTTCAACGGTCTTCAAATCGATGATGACAGTTATTTGGTTATTGTTACCCGCGGGCATGCTTATGACAAAACCGTGCTGGCGCAAGCTCTGCGTACAAAAGCCGGCTACATCGGCATGATCGGCAGCAATCGCAAGAGAGATGCTATTTATAAAGCGCTGTTAGAGGAAGGTTTCACAGCAGAGCAGCTTAAAGTGGTGTATTCCCCTATCGGCCTGAAGATAGAAACCGAGACACCTGCCGAGATAGCGGTCAGCATCGTTGGGGAATTAATAAATATAAGGGCGCAGAAGAGGAAATGGAGAAGCCAGGCATCACAGCCATAA
- a CDS encoding DVU_1551 family NTP transferase, with product MEKPGITAIILAAGYSERMKRFKPLLDLGGQPVIERVISSFLNAGISDIRVVAGYCREKLVHALAGQSVKVVINDRFAAGMFSSVRAGVTNLDSSTEAFFLMPADVPLVRQETIRYLAGAYRLHSDRILIPVFGARRGHPPLIAARFAGSIIDYSGENGLGGVFSLHSADIVALPVPDGNILLDMDTPEDYVTLCRRLQRMNVPTAAECEVIMSDIHGVPDAVIAHCKAVASVALLIADKMNRCGFNVDRELLMSAALLHDLAKGRPDHAAESARIIRAMGYPTVAGLVETHMDIIPGEGEEVTAAEVLYLADKLVSSDRVVPLQNRFGRAVDRYGDNAEAADRIRIRYENALNILTRIEARTGALDFSSRTMAGAQP from the coding sequence ATGGAGAAGCCAGGCATCACAGCCATAATACTGGCGGCCGGGTACTCGGAAAGAATGAAGCGGTTTAAACCGCTGCTGGATCTGGGCGGCCAGCCGGTCATTGAGAGGGTAATATCATCATTCCTGAATGCAGGGATAAGCGATATACGAGTTGTCGCAGGCTATTGCAGGGAGAAACTAGTTCATGCGCTGGCCGGTCAAAGTGTAAAGGTGGTAATAAACGACCGTTTTGCCGCAGGGATGTTCTCTTCAGTGCGGGCAGGAGTTACAAACCTGGATTCATCCACGGAGGCGTTTTTTCTTATGCCTGCCGATGTTCCGCTGGTCAGACAGGAGACTATTCGATATCTGGCCGGCGCCTACAGACTTCACAGTGATAGAATTTTAATTCCGGTATTTGGCGCAAGACGGGGGCATCCTCCGCTGATAGCTGCCAGGTTTGCAGGCTCGATAATCGATTATAGCGGAGAAAACGGGCTGGGGGGTGTATTTAGCCTTCACAGCGCCGATATTGTTGCTCTGCCGGTCCCGGACGGGAATATTTTGCTCGATATGGACACGCCGGAGGATTATGTGACCCTGTGCAGGAGATTACAAAGGATGAACGTTCCAACCGCTGCTGAATGCGAGGTCATAATGAGCGATATCCACGGCGTACCGGATGCAGTGATCGCTCATTGCAAAGCGGTGGCATCAGTAGCGCTATTGATTGCTGATAAGATGAACCGGTGTGGATTCAATGTCGACAGGGAGCTTCTCATGTCGGCAGCGCTGCTGCACGACCTGGCGAAAGGGAGGCCGGACCATGCCGCGGAGTCGGCACGTATAATAAGAGCGATGGGATATCCCACAGTCGCCGGGCTTGTCGAAACCCACATGGATATAATTCCCGGCGAAGGCGAGGAAGTCACAGCTGCGGAGGTGCTTTACCTGGCAGATAAACTGGTCAGCAGCGACAGGGTAGTGCCTTTGCAGAATCGTTTTGGCCGGGCTGTTGATCGATATGGAGATAATGCGGAAGCGGCCGACAGGATCAGGATCCGCTATGAGAATGCACTTAATATTCTAACTCGAATCGAAGCGCGCACCGGCGCTCTTGATTTCAGCAGCCGTACGATGGCGGGAGCACAGCCGTGA